A part of Miscanthus floridulus cultivar M001 chromosome 6, ASM1932011v1, whole genome shotgun sequence genomic DNA contains:
- the LOC136461935 gene encoding DNA excision repair protein CSB-like, protein MDEEDDDQRLLHSLGVTSANIEDIEKKILSQVQTEPKRDDEPGAAVDDPSRSNVAPESDAQAKLHQKLRSVQLEINTVASTIKRAKNAAGKKVDSSDSADGQDKKKQKQADRTAQDEPHGGALQQALATERLKSLKKAKAQIQKEISQSDPNPSSSDNRKDKMLAMLVEDEPRRKKKSLLPARGPKKMSAPRLKTMSYNDDEDFDAVLDGASAGFMETEREELIRKGLLTPFHKLKGFEKRVELPGPSHRQNDPSEQAEETIEASRIARVAQSMQQIAQSRPTTKLLDPESLPRLDAPTAPFQRLGRPLKRPVSPSSEEQERKRQRNKTKRPLPDKKWRKANSRKESLLETDDEDVGDFVASVSEEDDQAAEGFDGLSPVILEGGLRIPGTIYEQLFDYQKVGVQWLWELHCQRAGGIIGDEMGLGKTVQVLSFLGSLHNSSMYKPSIVICPVTLLQQWQREASRWYPKFKVEILHDSANGSSKKSKAYSDSDSEGSWDSDQEEVRRAKPAKKWDDLISRVVNSGSGLLLTTYEQLRILGEKLLHIEWGYAVLDEGHRIRNPNAEITLVCKQLQTVHRIIMTGAPIQNKLSELWSLFDFVFPGKLGVLPVFETEFSVPITVGGYANATPLQVSTAYRCAVVLRDLIMPYLLRRMKADVNAQLPKKTEHVLFCSLTPEQRSTYRAFLASSEVEQIFDGNRNSLYGIDVLRKICNHPDLLEREHAAQNPDYGNPERSGKMKVVEQVLKVWKDQGHRVLLFTQTQQMLDILENFLTACGYQYRRMDGLTPAKQRMALMDEFNNTDEIFVFILTTKVGGLGTNLTGANRIIIYDPDWNPSTDMQARERAWRIGQTRDVTVYRLITRGTIEEKVYHRQIYKHFLTNKVLKNPQQKRFFKARDMKDLFILQDDEGNGSTETSNIFSQLSEDVNIGVPNDGQQDQAHIASALPSTSEAEPSNGGEGRVDVNSDQADEESNILKSLFDAQGIHSAINHDAIMDANDDQKVRLEAEASQVAQRAAEALRQSRMLRSCDSFAVPTWTGRSGAAGAPSSVRRKFGSTVNSQLTHSSQSSETSSSRSQSLSVGALNGKALSSAELLAKIRGTREGAASDALEHQLNAGSASNHVSSPSGNGGRISNSSNRSMIVQPEVLIRQLCTFIQHSGGFASSTSITEHFKSRIQSKDMLLFKNLLKEIATLQRGAGGSMWVLKPDYT, encoded by the exons ATGGACGAAGAGGACGACGACCAGCGCCTGCTACACAGCCTCGGCGTCACGTCCGCCAACATCGAGGACATCGAGAAGAAAATCCTCTCGCAG GTCCAAACTGAACCCAAGCGCGACGATGAGCCAGGAGCAGCCGTCGATGACCCCAGCAGGAGCAATGTTGCGCCTGAGTCTGATGCGCAGGCCAAGCTGCACCAGAAGCTGCGCTCGGTGCAACTCGAGATCAACACCGTAGCTTCCACCATTAAAAGAGCTAAGAACGCAGCTGGTAAGAAGGTCGACAGCTCGGACAGCGCTGATggacaagataaaaagaagcagaAGCAAGCCGATCGCACTGCTCAGGACGAACCTCATGGAGGAGCCCTCCAGCAGGCGCTCGCCACCGAGCGCCTTAAAAGCCTCAAGAAAGCTAAAGCTCAGATTCAGAAAGAGATATCGCAGTCGGACCCCAACCCGTCTAGCTCAGACAACCGGAAAGATAAAATGCTGGCCATGCTGGTTGAAGACGAGCCGAGGCGTAAGAAGAAGTCGCTACTGCCGGCTCGAGGACCTAAGAAGATGTCGGCTCCTAGACTGAAAACCATGAGTTATAATGACGATGAAGACTTTGACGCAGTGCTTGATGGGGCTTCTGCAGGATTTATGGAAACA GAAAGGGAAGAACTAATCAGGAAGGGCTTACTGACACCATTTCACAAGTTGAAGGGCTTTGAGAAGCGTGTCGAGCTGCCTGGACCTTCTCATAGGCAAAATGATCCCTCCGAACAAGCTGAAGAAACAATTGAAGCTTCCAGGATTGCTAGAGTCGCTCAGTCAATGCAGCAGATTGCACAAAGTCGCCCAACGACCAAATTGCTTGATCCAGAATCTTTACCTAGGCTGGACGCACCTACTGCTCCATTTCAAAGGCTTGGAAGACCTCTAAAGCGTCCTGTATCTCCTAGTTCAGAAGAACAGGAAAGGAAGAGACAAAGGAATAAGACCAAGAGGCCCTTGCCTGACAAGAAATGGAGGAAAGCCAATTCAAGGAAGGAATCACTATTGGAAACTGACG ATGAGGATGTTGGGGACTTCGTGGCATCAGTTTCTGAGGAAGATGATCAAGCAGCAGAAGGTTTTGATGGGTTATCTCCTGTTATCCTTGAAGGTGGTTTGAGAATTCCTGGCACAATTTATGAACAGCTATTTGATTACCAAAAAGTGGGAGTGCAGTGGTTGTGGGAGTTACACTGTCAAAGGGCTGGTGGAATTATTGGAGATGAAATGGGCCTAGGAAAAACTGTGCAAGTCTTATCATTTCTTGGTTCTTTGCATAACAGCAGCATGTACAAGCCCAGCATCGTTATTTGTCCTGTAACACTTCTGCAACAGTGGCAAAGGGAGGCCAGTAGGTGGTATCCAAAGTTCAAGGTGGAGATCTTACATGATTCTGCAAATGGTTCAAGTAAAAAGAGCAAGGCATATAGTGATTCTGACAGCGAAGGTTCTTGGGATAGTGATCAGGAAGAGGTTAGACGTGCAAAGCCTGCAAAGAAGTGGGATGACTTGATTTCACGGGTTGTAAATTCAGGATCAGGTTTGCTTTTAACCACATATGAGCAGCTAAGAATCTTAGGGGAGAAGTTGCTTCATATAGAATGGGGATATGCTGTATTGGATGAGGGTCATCGTATAAGGAACCCCAATGCTGAGATAACGCTGGTGTGCAAGCAACTGCAGACTGTGCACAGGATAATCATGACAGGTGCACCTATTCAGAATAAACTTTCTGAGCTCTGGTCTCTTTTCGATTTCGTGTTCCCTGGAAAACTAGGTGTGCTGCCTGTATTTGAGACTGAATTTTCTGTGCCAATTACTGTTGGTGGTTATGCTAATGCGACACCATTGCAAGTGTCAACAGCATACAGATGCGCTGTTGTTCTGCGTGATCTTATCATGCCATACCTTCTTAGACGGATGAAAGCTGATGTCAATGCACAGCTCCCCAAGAAAACAGAGCATGTCCTTTTCTGTAGTTTAACTCCAGAGCAGCGTTCTACTTATCGTGCTTTTCTTGCTAGTTCAGAGGTGGAACAGATATTTGATGGCAATAGAAATTCACTGTATGGTATAGATGTCCTAAGGAAGATATGCAATCATCCTGATCTACTTGAGAGAGAACATGCTGCTCAGAATCCTGACTATGGGAATCCTGAAagaagtggaaagatgaaagtagTAGAGCAAGTTCTCAAAGTCTGGAAGGACCAAGGCCACCGAGTTCTTCTGTTCACTCAAACTCAACAAATGCTTGACATTTTAGAGAACTTCTTGACGGCCTGTGGCTACCAATACCGAAGAATGGATGGACTAACACCTGCAAAACAAAGGATGGCACTAATGGATGAGTTCAATAACACAGATGAAATCTTTGTTTTCATTCTGACCACAAAAGTTGGTGGATTGGGTACAAACTTGACTGGTGCAAACAGGATTATTATTTATGATCCGGACTGGAACCCTTCAACAGACATGCAG GCCAGAGAACGTGCATGGCGAATTGGGCAAACTAGAGATGTAACGGTTTACAGACTGATCACACGTGGGACGATAGAGGAGAAAGTCTATCACCGACAGATATACAAGCATTTCCTTACTAACAAAGTACTGAAAAACCCTCAGCAGAAGAGATTCTTTAAAGCCAGAGACATGAAGGATTTATTCATATTACAAGACGACGAAGGGAACGGTTCAACTgaaacatcaaatattttcagcCAGTTGTCTGAAGATGTGAATATTGGGGTTCCAAATGATGGTCAACAAGATCAGGCTCATATTGCTTCGGCTTTGCCAAGCACCAGTGAAGCTGAACCATCTAATGGAGGGGAAGGGAGAGTGGACGTTAACTCTGACCAAGCAGATGAAGAATCGAACATTTTGAAGAGTCTTTTTGATGCTCAAGGCATTCAT AGTGCTATCAATCATGATGCCATAATGGACGCTAATGATGACCAGAAAGTGCGCTTGGAAGCAGAAGCTTCACAGGTGGCACAAAGGGCAGCTGAAGCTTTACGTCAATCACGGATGCTCAGAAGCTGTGACAGTTTTGCTGTTCCCACATGGACCGGAAGATCTGGTGCTGCTGGGGCACCCTCCTCTGTTCGCAGGAAGTTTGGGTCCACAGTTAACAGCCAGTTGACCCATTCCTCACAGTCATCAGAAACTTCCAGCAGCAGGAGTCAAAGTCTTTCAGTGGGTGCTCTGAATGGCAAGGCACTGTCATCTGCTGAACTTCTGGCTAAGATTCGTGGAACCCGAGAGGGAGCTGCTTCAGATGCCTTGGAGCATCAGCTCAACGCAGGATCAGCTTCCAATCATGTATCAAGTCCATCTGGGAACGGCGGCCGCATATCTAACTCTTCTAACAGAAGCATGATCGTGCAACCAGAAGTCCTGATCCGCCAGTTGTGCACCTTCATACAGCATAGTGGTGGGTTTGCCAGCTCCACGAGCATAACGGAACACTTCAAAAGCCGGATTCAGTCCAAGGATATGCTTCTCTTCAAGAACCTGCTGAAGGAGATAGCAACTTTGCAAAGAGGCGCGGGTGGTTCTATGTGGGTGCTGAAACCTGATTACACGTGA